Proteins from one Mycobacterium sp. SMC-2 genomic window:
- a CDS encoding ATP-binding protein, whose protein sequence is MNTTTTATQLPAEVETLMRALRLPHARAIAADVLATARAQRWDPTEVIKALLTEEVAGRARSMLAARRKAAGFPTGKTFDAWDPGASSIPLPTQQALQTLEWVGRRENLVVCGPAGTGKTFFLEALGQKVIEAGMPVAWFTLEQIGVLVRAHRADDSLGKAVAKIVRAELVVIDDVGLLPVGADAAEGLYRIVEAAYERKSVAISSNLHPSGFDELMPKTLATATVDRLLHHAHLCQTSGDSVRLAQALHGKGVKPLS, encoded by the coding sequence ATGAACACCACCACGACCGCCACGCAGTTGCCCGCCGAGGTCGAGACGTTGATGCGGGCCCTGCGGTTGCCGCACGCACGCGCGATCGCCGCCGACGTGCTGGCCACCGCCCGCGCTCAACGCTGGGACCCCACCGAGGTCATCAAAGCGCTGCTGACCGAGGAAGTCGCCGGCCGCGCCCGTTCTATGTTGGCCGCCCGCCGCAAAGCCGCCGGATTCCCGACTGGGAAAACCTTCGACGCCTGGGACCCGGGCGCCTCGTCGATCCCGCTGCCCACCCAACAAGCGCTACAGACCCTCGAATGGGTGGGGCGCCGCGAGAATCTGGTCGTCTGCGGGCCGGCCGGCACCGGCAAGACATTCTTCCTCGAAGCGTTGGGGCAGAAAGTCATCGAGGCCGGGATGCCGGTGGCGTGGTTCACCCTCGAGCAGATCGGGGTGCTCGTGCGCGCCCACCGTGCCGATGACTCTCTGGGAAAGGCGGTGGCCAAGATCGTGCGCGCCGAGCTCGTCGTCATCGATGACGTGGGGCTCTTGCCGGTCGGTGCCGATGCCGCCGAAGGGCTCTACCGCATCGTCGAAGCAGCCTACGAACGCAAGTCCGTGGCGATCTCCTCGAACCTGCACCCCAGTGGGTTCGACGAGCTGATGCCCAAGACGCTGGCCACCGCCACCGTCGACCGCCTGCTGCATCACGCACACCTATGCCAGACCAGCGGAGACTCCGTGCGCCTGGCCCAAGCCCTGCACGGGAAAGGAGTCAAACCCTTGAGCTGA
- a CDS encoding acyl-CoA dehydrogenase family protein, with amino-acid sequence MIAALSDEESMLVETVRAFIDREVKPTVREVEHANEYPEPWIEQMKRIGIYGLAIPEEYGGSPVSMPCYVEVTQELARGWMSLAGAMGGHTVVAKLLALFGTEEQKQKYLPVMATGQMRATMALTEPGGGSDLQNMTTTALRDGDELVVNGSKTWISNARRSGLIALLCKTDPNATPRHKGISVVLIEHGPGVIVSRDLPKLGYKGVEACELTFDHCRVAASAVLGGEPGRGFSQMMKGLETGRIQVAARALGVATAALEDALAYAQQRESFGQPIWRHQAVGNYLADMATKLTAARQLTRYAAERYDSGERADMEAGMAKLFASEVAMEIALNAVRVHGGYGYSTEFDVERYFRDAPLMIVGEGTNEIQRNVIASQLVARGRC; translated from the coding sequence ATGATCGCGGCACTAAGCGATGAAGAGTCCATGCTGGTCGAGACGGTGCGGGCGTTCATCGACCGTGAGGTCAAGCCGACGGTGCGCGAGGTGGAGCACGCCAACGAGTATCCGGAGCCCTGGATCGAGCAGATGAAGCGCATCGGCATCTACGGACTGGCGATCCCGGAGGAGTATGGCGGGTCGCCAGTGTCGATGCCGTGCTATGTGGAAGTCACCCAGGAACTTGCGCGCGGGTGGATGAGCCTCGCCGGGGCGATGGGCGGCCACACCGTCGTCGCGAAACTGCTGGCGCTGTTCGGCACAGAGGAGCAGAAGCAGAAGTATCTGCCAGTGATGGCGACGGGCCAGATGCGCGCGACGATGGCGCTGACCGAGCCGGGGGGCGGCTCGGATCTGCAGAATATGACAACCACCGCCCTTCGCGACGGTGATGAGTTAGTGGTCAACGGATCCAAGACCTGGATCAGCAATGCCCGCCGCTCCGGGCTGATCGCGCTGCTCTGCAAGACCGACCCGAACGCGACGCCGCGGCACAAGGGCATCTCCGTCGTCCTGATTGAGCACGGCCCGGGCGTGATCGTGTCACGCGATCTGCCCAAACTCGGCTATAAAGGCGTTGAAGCCTGCGAACTGACGTTCGACCACTGCCGCGTGGCGGCGTCGGCCGTCTTGGGTGGCGAGCCGGGTCGGGGCTTTTCGCAGATGATGAAAGGCCTAGAGACCGGTCGCATTCAGGTGGCGGCGCGCGCGCTCGGAGTCGCAACGGCGGCGCTCGAGGACGCGCTCGCCTATGCACAGCAACGGGAGAGCTTCGGCCAACCGATCTGGAGGCACCAGGCTGTCGGCAACTACCTGGCCGACATGGCGACCAAGCTCACCGCCGCTCGCCAGCTAACCCGGTATGCCGCCGAGCGGTACGACAGCGGTGAACGCGCCGACATGGAGGCCGGCATGGCAAAGCTGTTCGCGTCCGAGGTTGCGATGGAGATCGCGCTGAACGCGGTGCGCGTCCACGGCGGCTATGGCTATTCGACGGAGTTTGATGTCGAGCGCTACTTTCGTGATGCCCCGTTGATGATCGTCGGCGAGGGCACCAACGAAATCCAGCGCAACGTGATCGCCAGCCAGCTCGTCGCGCGCGGCCGGTGTTGA
- a CDS encoding indolepyruvate ferredoxin oxidoreductase family protein: MTTTQTIESVVIDSTLAARYRPHSGPVLLTGVQAIARQLVEQHERDARAGRRVATFVSGYQGSPLAGLDQLLASLPELASEHDVRLVPGVNEELAATSVWGSQLELPAGTRSYDGVVGVWYGKGPGLDRASDALRHAVMYGANPGGGALALVGDDPAAKSSSVPVASERSLAALSMPIFFPRNAEEIVAFGLYGVALSRASGCWPALKIVADVADGVWTLDRDFTDFGITVPSIEWEGQPWSYRQHIPAAPPDSVLAEADLYGPRWAMVEAFNAANEIDTIEVDPAHAWLGIVAVGTAYDSVREALSALDLTEDDVARKGIRILRVGMPYPLGAEKVRRLARGVEQVLVVEDKTAFVELQVKDILYGRSDAPQVLGKRGLDGHTLIPPNGQLTAARLTGPLRTVLKGRVALAAPPPPSLELTVLPTKRTAYFCSGCPHNRSTAVPDGSLAGGGIGCHTLVTMSSRTDSQVTGLTQMGGEGAQWIGQSPFTDVEHIFQNVGDGTYFHSGQLAVQACVAAGVNITYKILYNSAVAMTGAQEVAGGLTVPELTHKLIADGVTKVIVCADEPKRHKGASFAKGVLVWDRDRLDEAQRLLRDTKGVTALIYDQQCAAEARRKRKRGKLPERRTRVVINEAVCEGCGDCGVKSNCLSVQPIETELGRKTQIDQSTCNTDYSCLDGNCPSFVTVELPRSRPATAPPQAPSPPTVSDPKRIDINGVYNIFLAGIGGTGIVTVNQVLAMAALHNGLHVEGLDQTGLSQKAGPVTSHLRLSNETVESSNRISPATADCVLAFDLLTAVDAANVGYGSPDRTIGVASTSQTPTGDMVYNSAVGYPATDALLSRLDVQTRSLISFDALGAAEHLFGSTTPANFLLVGAAYQLGAIPISASAIEEAIAINGVAVQANQNAFRWGRVAVDNPEAFQGATAPSGRPPRRNVTTPSRLLDSCTVMGTTRDTLARRTADLVAYQGNRTAARLVNVVQQAWNRERGITDRTDLSEAVVRYFFKLLAYKDEYEVARMLTDSDFRHFVQSQVPGGGKLTYKLHPPLLKALGRRKKISLGPRTHFMLRLLAKGKFLRGTVLDPFGHTRMRRLERRLAAHYETTILELLSSLTAENYGRAVAIARAPELIRGYEEVKMHNLERYFTRLGELGIDTPPLLP; this comes from the coding sequence ATGACGACAACGCAGACCATCGAGTCGGTGGTCATCGACTCGACCCTCGCTGCCCGGTATCGCCCGCACTCCGGTCCGGTGCTACTCACCGGTGTCCAAGCCATCGCACGGCAGTTAGTCGAGCAACACGAACGCGATGCCCGCGCAGGTCGGCGGGTTGCCACCTTTGTCTCGGGTTACCAGGGCAGCCCACTAGCCGGGCTCGACCAACTGCTGGCGAGCCTGCCCGAACTGGCATCGGAACACGACGTGCGCCTGGTCCCTGGTGTGAATGAAGAGCTCGCCGCCACATCGGTGTGGGGAAGCCAGCTCGAACTGCCCGCCGGTACCCGCTCCTACGACGGCGTCGTCGGCGTCTGGTATGGCAAGGGCCCCGGTCTGGACCGTGCCAGCGATGCACTGCGCCACGCTGTCATGTACGGCGCGAACCCGGGCGGCGGAGCGCTAGCCCTGGTCGGCGACGACCCGGCGGCGAAATCGTCCAGCGTCCCCGTGGCGAGTGAACGCTCACTGGCGGCGCTGTCCATGCCCATCTTCTTTCCCCGCAATGCCGAAGAGATCGTTGCATTCGGCCTCTACGGCGTCGCGTTGTCCCGCGCATCGGGATGCTGGCCCGCGCTGAAGATCGTGGCCGACGTGGCCGACGGCGTCTGGACTCTGGACAGAGATTTCACCGACTTCGGCATCACGGTTCCGTCGATCGAGTGGGAAGGCCAGCCCTGGTCGTATCGGCAGCACATACCTGCCGCACCACCGGACAGTGTGCTGGCCGAGGCCGATCTATATGGGCCCCGATGGGCGATGGTCGAGGCCTTCAATGCCGCCAACGAGATCGACACCATCGAGGTGGATCCGGCTCATGCGTGGCTCGGGATCGTGGCCGTCGGCACCGCGTACGACTCGGTCCGAGAGGCCCTTTCCGCCCTGGACCTGACCGAAGACGACGTCGCGCGCAAGGGAATTCGGATCCTGCGTGTTGGCATGCCCTACCCGCTGGGCGCCGAGAAAGTGCGCCGTCTGGCCCGTGGCGTCGAGCAGGTGCTCGTCGTCGAGGACAAGACCGCGTTCGTCGAGCTCCAGGTCAAGGACATTCTGTATGGACGCAGCGACGCGCCGCAGGTTCTGGGTAAGCGCGGTCTCGACGGGCACACCCTGATTCCGCCGAACGGGCAATTGACCGCCGCCCGTTTGACCGGCCCGCTACGCACGGTTCTGAAGGGGCGAGTGGCCCTGGCCGCTCCGCCACCGCCCAGCCTCGAGCTGACCGTGCTGCCCACCAAGCGCACCGCGTACTTCTGCTCGGGCTGTCCGCACAACCGCTCCACCGCCGTCCCGGACGGCTCGTTGGCCGGCGGCGGTATTGGGTGTCACACCCTGGTGACGATGTCCTCGCGCACCGACTCTCAGGTCACCGGGCTCACCCAGATGGGCGGCGAGGGCGCGCAGTGGATCGGCCAGTCCCCCTTCACCGATGTCGAGCATATCTTCCAAAACGTCGGCGACGGAACGTATTTCCATTCCGGCCAGCTGGCAGTGCAGGCCTGCGTAGCCGCGGGAGTCAATATTACCTACAAGATCCTGTACAACTCCGCGGTCGCGATGACCGGCGCACAAGAGGTCGCGGGCGGACTGACGGTGCCTGAGCTGACACACAAGCTCATCGCCGACGGTGTCACCAAGGTGATCGTTTGCGCCGATGAGCCCAAGCGGCACAAGGGTGCATCGTTCGCCAAAGGCGTTCTGGTCTGGGACCGTGATCGCCTCGACGAGGCGCAGCGACTCCTGCGGGACACCAAGGGGGTCACCGCGCTGATCTACGACCAGCAGTGCGCGGCCGAAGCCCGTCGCAAACGCAAGCGCGGCAAGTTGCCCGAGCGCAGGACCCGCGTCGTGATCAACGAGGCGGTCTGCGAGGGCTGTGGCGACTGCGGCGTGAAAAGCAATTGCCTGTCGGTGCAACCGATCGAGACGGAGCTGGGGCGAAAAACGCAGATCGATCAGAGCACCTGCAACACGGACTACTCGTGCCTGGACGGAAACTGCCCGTCGTTCGTGACGGTGGAACTTCCGCGGTCACGCCCCGCAACGGCGCCGCCGCAGGCTCCATCGCCACCGACGGTCAGCGATCCGAAGCGAATCGACATCAACGGTGTCTACAACATCTTTCTGGCCGGCATCGGCGGGACCGGGATCGTGACCGTCAACCAAGTGCTTGCGATGGCCGCTCTGCACAACGGATTACACGTTGAAGGGCTCGACCAGACCGGCCTGAGCCAGAAGGCGGGTCCGGTGACATCGCACCTGCGGCTGAGCAACGAAACCGTTGAGTCGTCCAACCGCATCAGCCCGGCTACGGCCGACTGCGTTCTCGCGTTCGACCTTCTCACCGCCGTCGACGCAGCTAACGTCGGCTACGGCAGCCCGGACCGCACGATCGGGGTCGCTTCGACCAGTCAAACTCCGACTGGCGACATGGTTTACAACAGCGCTGTCGGCTATCCGGCCACCGACGCCCTGTTGTCTCGGCTCGATGTGCAAACCCGCTCGCTGATTTCGTTCGACGCGCTCGGCGCCGCCGAGCACCTGTTTGGCAGCACGACACCGGCCAACTTCCTGCTCGTCGGCGCCGCCTATCAGCTCGGCGCAATCCCTATCAGCGCCAGCGCGATCGAAGAGGCGATCGCCATCAACGGTGTCGCCGTGCAGGCCAATCAGAACGCGTTCCGGTGGGGACGTGTTGCGGTGGACAACCCCGAGGCCTTTCAGGGCGCCACCGCCCCGTCGGGACGGCCACCCCGACGCAACGTCACGACACCCAGCCGCCTGCTCGACTCGTGCACGGTGATGGGCACGACCCGCGACACACTGGCACGCCGCACCGCGGACCTTGTTGCCTACCAAGGCAATCGCACTGCTGCGCGGTTGGTCAACGTGGTACAGCAGGCGTGGAATCGGGAGCGCGGCATCACCGATCGCACCGATCTCTCCGAGGCGGTGGTCAGGTACTTCTTCAAGCTTCTCGCCTATAAGGACGAGTACGAGGTGGCGCGAATGCTGACCGACTCCGACTTCCGGCACTTCGTCCAAAGTCAGGTCCCAGGCGGGGGAAAGCTAACCTACAAGCTGCATCCGCCGCTGCTGAAGGCGCTCGGGCGCCGCAAGAAGATCAGCCTGGGGCCCCGCACACACTTCATGTTGCGGCTGTTAGCGAAGGGCAAGTTCCTCCGGGGCACGGTTCTCGACCCGTTCGGTCACACGCGGATGCGACGCCTGGAGCGTCGACTCGCCGCACATTACGAGACAACCATCCTCGAACTCTTGTCGTCGCTCACCGCCGAGAACTACGGCAGGGCCGTGGCCATTGCTCGCGCCCCCGAACTGATCCGCGGGTACGAAGAAGTGAAGATGCACAATCTGGAGCGCTATTTCACACGGCTGGGCGAACTCGGAATCGATACCCCGCCGTTGTTGCCGTGA
- a CDS encoding alpha/beta hydrolase has translation MTTRQPAVPGRPAVGYMRLRRQLLELRAPMEAAAYVLTRSILTRLHSAGEPHAVLVLPGGMGGDGSTAHLRWGVSGQGYSVHGWNQGRNLGLDQTQLAGLRGRVDDLYALHDTPITVLGWSLGGIYARMLARDRPERIRQVITLGSPFRMLAHDQFAHIPFGRQNWERFVARHCAELDLLTVQEHERPPLTVPATAVYSRNDGFAPWHLSIDETGPNAGNPCAENVEVRSSHIGLASNPAVLAVILDRLAQPWGQWRPFKPIPAMQPLYPPPATWIHPHQRQTRKDKQR, from the coding sequence ATGACAACACGCCAGCCGGCAGTTCCCGGGCGGCCGGCCGTCGGGTACATGCGTCTGCGACGGCAACTGCTGGAGCTCAGGGCTCCGATGGAGGCGGCAGCTTATGTCCTCACGCGGTCGATTCTGACGAGGCTGCACTCTGCGGGCGAGCCACACGCGGTTCTCGTGTTGCCCGGCGGCATGGGCGGCGACGGATCCACAGCCCACCTGCGGTGGGGTGTTAGCGGGCAAGGGTATTCGGTTCACGGCTGGAACCAGGGCCGCAACCTCGGACTCGACCAGACGCAGTTGGCGGGCCTGCGGGGCCGGGTCGACGACTTGTACGCCCTGCACGACACCCCCATCACCGTCCTCGGCTGGAGTCTGGGTGGTATCTACGCCCGCATGCTCGCCCGGGATCGGCCCGAACGAATACGTCAGGTGATCACGCTGGGCAGCCCATTCCGGATGCTCGCCCACGACCAGTTCGCGCACATACCCTTTGGGCGCCAAAACTGGGAGCGATTCGTTGCACGGCACTGCGCAGAGCTTGACCTGTTGACGGTGCAGGAGCACGAACGTCCCCCACTGACGGTGCCCGCGACGGCGGTGTACAGCCGCAACGACGGCTTCGCCCCCTGGCACTTGAGCATCGACGAGACCGGCCCCAACGCCGGTAACCCGTGCGCCGAGAACGTCGAGGTCCGCAGCAGCCATATCGGCTTGGCGTCGAACCCCGCCGTGTTGGCCGTCATCCTTGACCGCCTCGCCCAACCCTGGGGTCAGTGGAGGCCGTTCAAACCGATACCGGCCATGCAGCCGTTGTATCCGCCGCCTGCGACCTGGATTCATCCGCATCAGCGGCAAACCCGCAAAGACAAACAACGGTGA
- a CDS encoding WSD1 family O-acyltransferase produces MNIVVGYEGELRLFFTADRDGLPDPWHYKQCIRDAFNSLRDVARSHQPVRSVRKHPKGTS; encoded by the coding sequence ATGAACATCGTCGTCGGCTACGAGGGTGAACTCAGACTGTTTTTCACCGCCGACCGCGACGGGCTCCCCGATCCGTGGCACTACAAGCAGTGCATACGCGACGCATTCAACAGCTTGCGCGATGTGGCGCGCTCACATCAACCAGTCCGGTCAGTCCGCAAACACCCGAAGGGGACCTCATGA
- a CDS encoding TetR/AcrR family transcriptional regulator: protein MAGSDQRSEKTVEKIVAGTMKAITRQGIHKLSVSDICESSGVARGTFYRYFTSKDDVLATLGRYFEDGVADAFAAAIEANPDPAARVQVVLDTIIANRAAGGNFVRMLDVAPDFTLWFIRETFPKLVDAVTAALGPAADESPLVLSGALTKRQLGELFLRSVMSILFLPGDRSDEVPTMITALFRVVPPAATTKRANRRPRAKAS from the coding sequence ATGGCTGGAAGTGATCAGCGGTCGGAGAAGACCGTCGAGAAAATCGTGGCCGGCACGATGAAGGCGATCACCCGGCAAGGGATACACAAGCTTTCGGTGAGTGACATCTGCGAATCCTCTGGTGTAGCCCGCGGCACCTTCTACCGCTACTTCACCAGCAAAGACGATGTATTGGCCACGCTGGGCCGGTATTTCGAAGACGGTGTCGCCGACGCGTTTGCGGCTGCGATCGAGGCCAACCCCGACCCTGCCGCCCGTGTCCAGGTGGTGTTGGACACCATCATCGCCAACCGCGCCGCCGGTGGGAATTTCGTCCGGATGCTCGATGTAGCACCCGATTTCACGTTGTGGTTTATTCGCGAGACATTCCCGAAACTCGTCGACGCGGTCACCGCGGCGTTGGGTCCGGCCGCCGACGAATCGCCGCTGGTACTCAGTGGGGCGTTGACGAAGCGCCAACTCGGTGAGCTGTTCTTGCGCAGCGTCATGTCGATCCTGTTCCTGCCCGGTGACCGCTCCGACGAGGTGCCCACCATGATCACGGCGTTGTTTCGCGTCGTGCCGCCGGCGGCGACCACAAAGCGAGCCAACCGGCGACCACGCGCGAAGGCCAGCTGA
- a CDS encoding ecdysteroid 22-kinase family protein, translating into MTGQALRVMLQSADDVTPDVLTSLLRRHDPDVAVTGVTVGHTWQGTTSHLHFDVTYADPNTRLPQRLFVKTQLSTVHELPEAFDESLSEGGGGTVLYDDETRFYRDLRPDLDVETMTTYFAEHLDGPSQFLIIGEDITLRGAQVPDAVAGLSVEQVDALLATLSRVHAPFWGSPRLADGGDLSWLQHPVTGGFADFLRDNGFAIIRALIEAPYKKALLDAAGTDMDGMEAAFWRLQERVARDPITLLHGDPHPRNTYALPNGQMGVLDWQLVRRGSWSHDVGYALIGALSPELRRAHERELLDNYRGRLLDAGVTSVPDREAMWAAFRQSPAWGFCMWAIAPDQMYSVEVVNAVLSRFAEAYLDLGTGKLLS; encoded by the coding sequence ATGACCGGCCAAGCCCTGCGAGTCATGCTTCAGTCAGCCGATGACGTGACGCCCGATGTTTTGACGTCGCTTTTGCGCCGACACGACCCTGACGTGGCGGTAACCGGCGTCACGGTGGGGCACACCTGGCAGGGCACCACTTCGCACTTGCACTTCGATGTGACCTATGCGGATCCAAATACCCGGCTTCCGCAGCGGCTCTTCGTCAAAACGCAATTGAGCACGGTGCACGAACTGCCGGAGGCCTTCGACGAATCGCTGTCCGAAGGGGGTGGCGGGACCGTGCTGTACGACGACGAGACCAGGTTCTACCGTGACCTTCGTCCGGACCTGGACGTCGAGACCATGACGACGTACTTCGCCGAGCATCTGGACGGTCCATCGCAGTTTCTCATCATCGGCGAGGACATCACCTTGCGCGGCGCACAGGTCCCCGACGCGGTAGCCGGGCTTTCCGTCGAGCAGGTCGACGCGCTGCTGGCAACGTTGAGCCGAGTGCATGCCCCGTTCTGGGGCAGCCCGCGGCTGGCCGACGGCGGCGACCTGTCCTGGCTGCAGCATCCCGTCACCGGCGGGTTCGCAGACTTCCTGCGCGACAACGGGTTTGCGATTATCCGCGCCCTCATCGAGGCCCCGTACAAGAAGGCGCTGCTCGATGCCGCGGGCACCGACATGGACGGAATGGAGGCGGCGTTCTGGAGACTCCAGGAGCGGGTGGCCCGCGATCCGATCACGCTGCTGCACGGCGACCCACATCCACGCAACACGTATGCGTTGCCCAACGGCCAAATGGGCGTCCTTGACTGGCAGCTGGTTCGGCGCGGCTCGTGGTCACACGACGTCGGCTATGCGTTGATCGGCGCGCTGTCGCCGGAGCTTCGGCGGGCCCACGAGCGCGAGCTGCTGGACAATTACCGCGGCCGGCTGCTCGACGCCGGTGTCACCTCGGTACCCGACCGCGAAGCGATGTGGGCCGCGTTTCGCCAGAGCCCCGCCTGGGGCTTCTGCATGTGGGCGATCGCGCCCGACCAGATGTATTCGGTCGAGGTCGTCAACGCGGTGCTTAGCCGCTTCGCCGAGGCCTATTTGGACCTGGGCACCGGCAAGCTATTGAGCTGA